ACGAACGCAAAAAATAAATCACTAAATAAAATCCACGGCAATGGAGACACAACTATTAATTTTACCAGGACTGGGAAACTCAGGCGAAAAACACTGGCAGACCTTTTGGCATGAGAAATTCAAAAACTCAATTCGTTTAGTACAGGACAACTGGGATGAGCCGGTTCGCGAAGACTGGATCGCCCGCTTAAACGAAACGGTATTAAAACTGGAAAGTCCAACTATTTTAGTAGCGCACAGTCTGGCAGTTTCTTTAGTACTGCACTGGGCCGAAAACAATAGCAATAAAAATATAATTGGCGCTTTATTAGTAGCTCCTGCGGATGTTGATTCACCAGAACATACTCCGGATAGTATCCGAAATTTTTCACCAATGCCTTTGTACACGCTTCCGTTCCCGTCGATAGTTGTAGCAAGCGAAAATGATCCTTACGCCTTATTTGAAAGAAAAAAATATTTTGCCGAAAAATGGGGAAGCGATTTTATAAACGTAGGCCTACAAGGACACATCAACTCTGATTCTGATTTGAAATATTGGGAAGAAGGACAGGAAATTTTGAAGCAGCTTATTGAAAAGATTAGTTAAGTTATCAGGTTTTTAGTATTCAGTCTCAGATTACAGTCATCAGATTCAAACTGAGACTGAACACTATAAAACTATCCAATCCTAAGTCCATTTTCAATTTTAAAATCAGGAGCTAATAAAATTACATCTCCCTCCTCGCCTACAGCACCAAGAACCAGACATTCGCTCATGAATTTCCCTATTTGTTTTTTCGGAAAGTTTACTACTGCAACGATTTGTCGGTTTACCAAATCTTCTTTTTTATAGCGTTTTGTAATTTGTGCCGATGATTTTCGGATTCCAATTTCGGAACCGAAATCTATTGTTAACTGATAAGCCGGTTTTCTGGCTTCGGGAAAATCATTTACCTCTACAATTGTTCCCACTCGCATATCGGTTCTTTCGAACTCGCTCCAGGTTAAATCCATATTTTAAAAGGTTTATTTACAAACCTATAAATTTTGTAATTAATAGTACTAATTCTATAACCGCTTTTTTACAGGTCAAATTAATTTTACTAATCAATTTTCTTGAACTAATCGTAAAAAAATATACAGATGGAAAACAATATCATTAATCCGGAAACATCTCTGCGAGATTTAGACTTTAATATTCACCAGCAAAATACAGATAAATACATAGAAACAGCCACAAACGTAAAACTTTATGTAAAGGATTATGGAAAAGGAAAACCGGTAATTTTAATTCATGGATGGCCTCTTTCTAACGAAATGTGGGAATATCAAATTGACTTTTTGGTACAAAATAATTTCAGGGTAATTGCTTATGACCGCCGCGGTTTTGGCAAATCGTCACAGCCATGGAACGGATATGATTATGATACCCTTACAGATGATTTGAGCGAAATCATCAATCAGCTGCAATTAGAAAATGTTACTTTAGTAGGTTTTTCTATGGGAGGCGGCGAAGTAGTTCGTTACTTTAGCAGGCATCATGGAAAAGGTGTTGAGAAAGCAGCTTTAATTTCTTCTATAATTCCATTTTTATTAAAAACCGAAGATAATCCGGAAGGACGTCCAAAAGAAAAGAGTGAAGCAACAGCAGCTTCTATAAACGAAGACCGAATTGGCTTTTTGGATAATTTTGGCAAAATATTTTTTGGAGTTAACATCATCAACAAACCTTTAAGTACAGCATTATTAGAATATTACAGAAATTTATGTTCTGCAGCTTCACCAAGAGCAACATTAAAATGTGCAGAATCTTTAAATACGACCGATTTTAGAGATGAACTTCATACCATTAACGTTCCTACTTTAATAATTCATGGAAACGATGATAAAAATGTACCGCTTGAAGTGAGCTCAGAAAAAACAGCCAAAGCAATCAAAAACAACACTTTCATAGTTTATGAAGGAGCACCTCATGGTTTGTTTTATACTGAAAAAGACAGGCTGAACAGGGATTTAGTTGACTTTTTGAATTCATAAGAAAATTTTCTGCCACAGATTGAATGATTTTAAAGATTATAATCTATTTTGATCTTTAAAATCTGTGGCTAGGATATGCATCAAAAATTACCTCATCCTCGGCATAACCTTATATTTATTCCTGCATTATTTTTTTTACAGATAATTAAAGTTAATTTTGAAATCTAATTATTTGTAAAAATGGCACGTACAAATTCAAATATGATTCCGCTTGGAACAATTGCTCCGGAGTTTTACCTGAAAGACACCAATTCAAACAATACCTATTCGTTTGAAGATTTAAAAGGATCAAAAGGTACTCTTGTTGTTTTTATGTGTAACCATTGTCCGTTTGTGCTTCATGTTATCAATGAAATTGTGATGATCGCCAATGATTATCGTGTTCAGGGATTGGGCATTATTGCTGTTTCGAGCAACGATGTCGAAAAATATCCTGAAGATTCACCGGAATTAATGACTGAATTTGCTTTGCAAAACAGAATCGACTTTCCGTATTTATATGATGAAAACCAGGAAACAGCAAAAGCGTATGATGCAGCCTGTACCCCTGATTTCTATTTATTTGACAGTCAGAACAGATTATTCTACAGAGGACAGCTGGACGATTCCAGACCCGGAAACGGAATCCCTTTAAGCGGAACTGATTTAAGAAATGCAATAGACGCATTGATTTACAATCGTACATTAAGCGAGATCCAAAAACCAAGTATTGGGTGCAATATTAAATGGAAATAGACTTTTATAACTCATTTAAAAAAAGTTTACTATCTTTGCAAAATAAACAAAACTACTCATTGTGAACACTATAACAATATTTACAGTTTCTGCTTTGCTTTTTTCTTTCAGGAGAAAGCCGCTTTCTGCTGTACTTATTTCACAGAGTAAGGCCTTTATTAATTAGGCCTCCGTCTATTTCACTTTTCTTCTTTCAGGCGGAGGATTTACATCAATTTTAAACATTTATTTATTTGACAAATTCAAATTTGGTCAGATATTTTTTTGTTTTTCAAATTAATTTTTTCATGCATAAATCCTGTTTTTAAACAAGCAGGCAGGAGAAAAACTCGTTACGAAAAGCACAAAAGAAGAAAAATCATTCAAAAAAATTAAATAACAAAGTATAATAATAAAATTCAAATAGATATGA
This portion of the Flavobacterium gelatinilyticum genome encodes:
- a CDS encoding RBBP9/YdeN family alpha/beta hydrolase, with the translated sequence METQLLILPGLGNSGEKHWQTFWHEKFKNSIRLVQDNWDEPVREDWIARLNETVLKLESPTILVAHSLAVSLVLHWAENNSNKNIIGALLVAPADVDSPEHTPDSIRNFSPMPLYTLPFPSIVVASENDPYALFERKKYFAEKWGSDFINVGLQGHINSDSDLKYWEEGQEILKQLIEKIS
- a CDS encoding tRNA-binding protein, translated to MDLTWSEFERTDMRVGTIVEVNDFPEARKPAYQLTIDFGSEIGIRKSSAQITKRYKKEDLVNRQIVAVVNFPKKQIGKFMSECLVLGAVGEEGDVILLAPDFKIENGLRIG
- a CDS encoding thioredoxin family protein, producing the protein MARTNSNMIPLGTIAPEFYLKDTNSNNTYSFEDLKGSKGTLVVFMCNHCPFVLHVINEIVMIANDYRVQGLGIIAVSSNDVEKYPEDSPELMTEFALQNRIDFPYLYDENQETAKAYDAACTPDFYLFDSQNRLFYRGQLDDSRPGNGIPLSGTDLRNAIDALIYNRTLSEIQKPSIGCNIKWK
- a CDS encoding alpha/beta fold hydrolase — protein: MENNIINPETSLRDLDFNIHQQNTDKYIETATNVKLYVKDYGKGKPVILIHGWPLSNEMWEYQIDFLVQNNFRVIAYDRRGFGKSSQPWNGYDYDTLTDDLSEIINQLQLENVTLVGFSMGGGEVVRYFSRHHGKGVEKAALISSIIPFLLKTEDNPEGRPKEKSEATAASINEDRIGFLDNFGKIFFGVNIINKPLSTALLEYYRNLCSAASPRATLKCAESLNTTDFRDELHTINVPTLIIHGNDDKNVPLEVSSEKTAKAIKNNTFIVYEGAPHGLFYTEKDRLNRDLVDFLNS